In the Arachis ipaensis cultivar K30076 chromosome B04, Araip1.1, whole genome shotgun sequence genome, NNNNNNNNNNNNNNNNNNNNNNNNNNNNNNNNNNNNNNNNNNNNNNNNNNNNNNNNNNNNNNNNNNNNNNNNNNNNNNNNNNNNNNNNNNNNNNNNNNNNNNNNNNNNNNNNNNNNNNNNNNNNNNNNNNNNNNNNNNNNNNNNNNNNNNNNNNNNNNNNNNNNNNNNNNNNNNNNNNNNNNNNNNNNNNNNNNNNNNNNNNNNNNNNNNNNNNNNNNNNNNNNNNNNNNNNNNNNNNNNNNNNNNNNNNNNNNNNNNNNNNNNNNNNNNNNNNNNNNNNNNNNNNNNNNNNNNNNNNNNNNNNNNNNNNNNNNNNNNNNNNNNNNNNNNNNNNNNNNNNNNNNNNNNNNNNNNNNNNNNNNNNNNNNNNNNNNNNNNNNNNNNNNNNNNNNNNNNNNNNNNNNNNNNNNNNNNNNNNNNNNNNNNNNNNNNNNNNNNNNNNNNNNNNNNNNNNNNNNNNNNNNNNNNNNNNNNNNNNNNNNNNNNNNNNNNNNNNNNNNNNNNNNNNNNNNNNNNNNNNNNNNNNNNNNNNNNNNNNNNNNNNNNNNNNNNNNNNNNNNNNNNNNNNNNNNNNNNNNNNNNNNNNNNNNNNNNNNNNNNNNNNNNNNNNNNNNNNNNNNNNNNNNNNNNNNNNNNNNNNNNNNNNNNNNNNNNNNNNNNNNNNNNNNNNNNNNNNNNNNNNNNNNNNNNNNNNNNNNNNNNNNNNNNNNNNNNNNNNNNNNNNNNNNNNNNNNNNNNNNNNNNNNNNNNNNNNNNNNNNNNNNNNNNNNNNNNNNNNNNNNNNNNNNNNNNNNNNNNNNNNNNNNNNNNNNNNNNNNNNNNNNNNNNNNNNNNNNNNNNNNNNNNNNNNNNNNNNNNNNNNNNNNNNNNNNNNNNNNNNNNNNNNNNNNNNNNNNNNNNNNNNNNNNNNNNNNNNNNNNNNNNNNNNNNNNNNNNNNNNNNNNNNNNNNNNNNNNNNNNNNNNNNNNNNNNNNNNNNNNNNNNNNNNNNNNNNNNNNNNNNNNNNNNNNNNNNNNNNNNNNNNNNNNNNNNNNNNNNNNNNNNNNNNNNNNNNNNNNNNNNNNNNNNNNNNNNNNNNNNNNNNNNNNNNNNNNNNNNNNNNNNNNNNNNNNNNNNNNNNNNNNNNNNNNNNNNNNNNNNNNNNNNNNNNNNNNNNNNNNNNNNNNNNNNNNNNNNNNNNNNNNNNNNNNNNNNNNNNNNNNNNNNNNNNNNNNNNNNNNNNNNNNNNNNNNNNNNNNNNNNNNNNNNNNNNNNNNNNNNNNNNNNNNNNNNNNNNNNNNNNNNNNNNNNNNNNNNNNNNNNNNNNNNNNNNNNNNNNNNNNNNNNNNNNNNNNNNNNNNNNNNNNNNNNNNNNNNNNNNNNNNNNNNNNNNNNNNNNNNNNNNNNNNNNNNNNNNNNNNNNNNNNNNNNNNNNNNNNNNNNNNNNNNNNNNNNNNNNNNNNNNNNNNNNNNNNNNNNNNNNNNNNNNNNNNNNNNNNNNNNNNNNNNNNNNNNNNNNNNNNNNNNNNNNNNNNNNNNNNNNNNNNNNNNNNNNNNNNNNNNNNNNNNNNNNNNNNNNNNNNNNNNNNNNNNNNNNNNNNNNNNNNNNNNNNNNNNNNNNNNNNNNNNNNNNNNNNNNTCTTCGTTAACAATTCTTAAAAatctattatttttaaataatactaCAATATTTATGTGAAAATGATCCACTATTAgtttaaaaataactaatttattttatactaataatattTTTGACATTTAAGGTCTGTTTGGAAAAGTTCAAAagctattttttttacttttgatttataaaaagttatattaatagtgtttggtacaattttttagataaattttttatttttcaataaaattatttaagaatttttaaaaaagttaaaaaatgtgacttctcctattttcaaaaactattttatcACTTCTATTTATTTGTCTTGTAATaatttattagaatttatttGACCACCAAAAACAATAGAACACTAATCTATTCAATGTGAAAATTTTTTCACGAATTAATAAAACTTTATTGGGAACTTATAATTTTTTGGAGATTAATTTGGGTGTTTACTCAAAAAATAAatcagaataataataataaaataacaaggaaGAGTTTTGTGCGTACTGCTTCAGTTAGCTCTGGAAGATCAGCATCCATAGATGTCGAGAGACGAAAGCGTGGGGGATTGATTCCTGTTCCTGCAAAGTCTGGCTGGCTATGATGTCTTCCAAACTATGCCACAGTACAAAGCAACTCATTATTACTATCTCCGTATATTAATAATCTTTAATTAAATAAAGTATATTCAAAGAGAATTTGTATGTTCTGTCACACACAAATTAAAGAGCATCcaagaaatgaaaagaaatatCTTAAAGAAAATTATAATCGCTACGGGAATCTGCAAGCAATTTttggaaacaaaattaaaaagaaatcagaATAAGCATAAAACAAAACCGAAAAAGAAACATGtcgtaaaaaaattaaaaataaagttaaagaAACAATCATTTTACTCTGAATTTTCGTTTCAATTTATATATCTATCTATCAGAAACGTGACATATATGATCTTCATTATTTCAGTATATCGGAGATGATTTCAATTTATGATCTTCTATGATGAAAACAAAGTAACGGAacgtggagagagagagagagaagtacAGGAGGAGGTTTATAGTCAGAGTCGTTAGAAGAAGGTTCAGAGTCAGAGTCGTGAGAATAAGATGGTGTCGGTGGCGGCGCGGGTGTGCCGGTGGTTGCCACGGAGACCTTTGCTTCTTcccccatttctcttcttcttcttgatcaCTAACTCTTTGATACACCATTTCTTGCAGTTCACGCAAATCAATCAAGTACGATTCTTGAAGAAACCATGCAACTAATTAACACTATGCTCTGCTACGCAACAATATGACAAGCTGGTTTTTGTTTTAAAGAGAAATTTGGAAAAGCAAAATCTTAGACAATAAAACTCTGCACGTTGTCAAAACTTATTCCAGTTAGTTGAggaactaactaactaactctcttctTAACCGTCAGGTTGCATTCTTCACGCTGCACACTATACTGTATCTAGCTAAGTACAATTCAATTCgcattgtatttttattttattttactggGGGAGGGGGGAACTTTAATTTTagatagaaaaaataataatttgatgGAAAAAGTTAATTAAGAAAATAAGTAAGGAAAGCGGAGGAGAGCGGCAGGGTTATAAAACCGGAATCGAACCGGTCAATTCGACAAAATAAATGGTGAGAAAATAAATTTGACTCTAATTGTGAGAAAATGAATTTGACTCTAATTTAGGTTTAAGAACATTACGGCTCGACACAAACAAAACCGAACCCAAACCGGTACAAAAAACTTTATGCATCCACGGTAGATTGGCGATGAATGTGATCCACTCTACATTATTTTCGCAAGTTATCATTCTTTTTCCACATCGGCCTTAcaaagtgtgtgtttggattacagtttgcaaatgagagtttgcataaaattgattttgcaaattTGATTTTGATCAAAAGTAAAACATATTattcacctaaatcttaatattagaatagtCATTCGTACACTTCGTGAATTGAACATCCGATCGATATAtccattattcatattatttaatatttttattatctatctatatttttcctttttttaatcACTTTTTACGTTAATTAATATACATATTCTatacaatatttttaaaaaaatttataatctcAATAAAAGTTTTAAAGTACTCATTACTCATTAGtcgattttagtaattttttattagATTTGCTTGAAGATTTGATTTATAGGtgcttttaaattttatttattgataagtgaattaacaaatattaacaaatataaaataataatttgactTTATCAACAACATGTTTTTTGGGTTTAGCTtggtcaattttttttttggaaggtGGTTTAGCTAACAGTAGCTAGGCCTGTTACTTGACATTTGAAAAATAAATCAACCAAGATTGGACACAAAATTAAATGACATACATCAACAATATCAATCATTAGGGGTGTGCATGCACTGCACTGAACATTTTTCACTTTGCTCTTTTGTCTCCATCCGAACAAAGATACAACTAATANNNNNNNNNNNNNNNNNNNNNNNNNNNNNNNNNNNNNNNNNNNNNNNNNNNNNNNNNNNNNNNNNNNNNNNNNNNNNNNNNNNNNNNNNNNNNNNNNNNNNNNNNNNNNNNNNNNNNNNNNNNNNNNNNNNNNNNNNNNNNNNNNNNNNNNNNNNNNNNNNNNNNNNNNNNNNNNNNNNNNNNNNNNNNNNNNNNNNNNNNNNNNNNNNNNNNNNNNNNNNNNNNNNNNNNNNNNNNNNNNNNNNNNNNNNNNNNNNNNNNNNNNNNNNNNNNNNNNNNNNNNNNNNNNNNNNNNNNNNNNNNNNNNNNNNNNNNNNNNNNNNNNNNNNNNNNNNNNNNNNNNNNNNNNNNNNNNNNNNNNNNNNNNNNNNNNNNNNNNNNNNNNNNNNNNNNNNNNNNNNNNNNNNNNNNNNNNNNNNNNNNNNNNNNNNNNNNNNNNNNNNNNNNNNNNNNNNNNNNNNNNNNNNNNNNNNNNNNNNNNNNNNNNNNNNNNNNNNNNNNNNNNNNNNNNNNNNNNNNNNNNNNNNNNNNNNNNNNNNNNNNNNNNNNNNNNNNNNNNNNNNNNNNNNNNNNNNNNNNNNNNNNNNNNNNNNNNNNNNNNNNNNNNNNNNNNNNNNNNNNNNNNNNNNNNNNNNNNNNNNNNNNNNNNNNNNNNNNNNNNNNNNNNNNNNNNNNNNNNNNNNNNNNNNNNNNNNNNNNNNNNNNNNNNNNNNNNNNNNNNNNNNNNNNNNNNNNNNNNNNNNNNNNNNNNNNNNNNNNNNNNNNNNNNNNNNNNNNNNNNNNNNNNNNNNNNNNNNNNNNNNNNNNNNNNNNNNNNNNNNNNNNNNNNNNNNNNNNNNNNNNNNNNNNNNNNNNNNNNNNNNNNNNNNNNNNNNNNNNNNNNNNNNNNNNNNNNNNNNNNNNNNNNNNNNNNNNNNNNNNNNNNNNNNNNNNNNNNNNNNNNNNNNNNNNNNNNNNNNNNNNNNNNNNNNNNNNNNNNNNNNNNNNNNNNNNNNNNNNNNNNNNNNNNNNNNNNNNNNNNNNNNNNNNNNNNNNNNNNNNNNNNNNNNNNNNNNNNNNNNNNNNNNNNNNNNNNNNNNNNNNNNNNNNNNNNNNNNNNNNNNNNNNNNNNNNNNNNNNNNNNNNNNNNNNNNNNNNNNNNNNNNNNNNNNtttttttttttttttttaaactgttGTTTTTTCCCCCTGATTGTAGTTGTAACACAAACTAAAGTAAAACCTTCTTAAGCATGTGCATGTGCATTGTGCAACGTAACTATGAAATCTTTTAGTGAGGAAATAGACACATCCAATTTAAAAAAAACTTTTAGTGAATGCTCCTGTTTCTTCAATCATTAAGCGGCGGGGATAACGAATTGACACATCCAAGTAATCACCAATctgccaaaaataataacaacagaGTCACCAATAatgttaataaataaataaataaattgaacatATATATAGTTAAATAAAGTAGAGTGAAATGGTGTCACTTGCTTGGAATCCACTTTGTTCTAAGCTCTTATGGTCATCTAGTATTCTTTCTTCAGCATAACACATTGTCCTTCCCAGCTTCATCAACCAATCAAATATGCACACAATTTATTAGAAAGAATTGAAGCTACATTAAAAAATATACAAAGTGACGAAAATATTACATAATCTACATGCGACTAAATTATGGGGAAGCCATAGCatgtattatttttaaaaaaaatgaaaaaggaagaaaaaatggCTGATTGACTTTGAAAGGCTTTTATATTAATATGTTTATTTTTACATATACTTATCTATTATTGTTCTTCCTACGACAGCGTTTTAATTGTTTTTTCTTGCAAAATACAAAATTGCTAAAAGATAAAAAACACATTCGACTTAGAAAATATTGAACCATTTAGCGCATCTTGTTTTAGGGTCTTCTGAGTCAAATATGTTTTTTAGTTTAGCAAATTTTGTGcagagcaaaaaaaaaaatgccacaatagtaaaaaaaataatatatagataaataatttaaaaaaaattgataatttgaaaataaatttataaaataattggCAAATTAGTATGAAAACCGCGCTTTGAATATATAGCAATATACCAAGTCCCTAAAAagattagaataaaataaaataaaaagaaaaaacattTGAATAGAGAAAATTTACCCTACGAATTCCGCGAATTCCACGTTCATCGGTGAACACTCGAGCAAAGGAGAACTTTGTATTTTCTCTTAAATTCGGAAAAGCTTCTTTTGTCTTTAAAATATATGTAattaaacaataataacaataattaatagtTAGCTCCACTAGATAAAATCGTCTACAAAACAGGGCAATTAATGAAAAGAAAGGGGAAAAAATCATATATGCTCCTCAAGGAAATTATAGATAACAGAGAACACAAACACATAATGGTAAATAATGAATCTTTTGTTTTATGAGAAGTTGCCATTTTTATAACCTGAACACTACATAATGGACAATTAAGTTCATCACATTTTGACATCATCCGACTATATATCttgaaacaaaattaaaacaacttTTCCATAACTATCCATGATTTCACAATTTATGGTTAACGCTGTGGCCGCAATATTGTTATTGTGGTGTGCACATATTTTTTTCTCTATATTAGCAATTTAAAACCATGGAcaacatttaaaaaaatatccaaattgattttcaaccaattttaaattgtatatttttattatctaaAAATTCTTAATAATTATTTCTGTTGCACAGAATAATGATCTATTTGTCAATTTAAAAATGACTAATTTATTTATACGGAtgatattttttatgtttaattgtcttataataaaattttattggtAACTTAAATTTTTTAGAGATCAATTTGGgtgtttaataaaaaaataaatcagaataataaaaaaataataaagaaaagagTTTTGTGCATACTATTTCAGTTAGGTCTCGAAGAGTGGCATCATCCATCCGTATATGCGTAAAATACCATGGGAGATAGATCACTGTTCCTGCAAACTCTGCATGGCTATGATGTCTTCCAAACTATGCCACAATATAAAGCAATAATTCATTATTACGATATCTCCGTATATTAATTATCTTTAATTAAATGAAGTATATTCAAAGAGAATTTGTATGTTCTGTCACACACAAATTTAAGAGCATCcaagaaatgaaaagaaatacCTTAAAGAAAGTTCTAATCGCTAATTCTGGTGGGGGCATAAACTGCAAGCAAtttttggaaacaaaattacaaaGAAATCAGAACAAGCGTGAAACGAAACAGAAAAAGAAACATgctgtaaaaaaaaataaaaagttatagAAACAATCATTTTACTCTGaatttttgtttcaatttatATATCTAACTATCTATCAGAAATGTGACATATATGATATTCATTATTTCAGTATACCAGAGATGATTTCAATTTATGATCTTCTATGATTAAAACAAAGTAACGGCatgtggagagagagagagacagacaGACATAGAAAAGTAGAGGAGGAGGTTCAGCGTCAGAGTCGTCAGAAGAAGGTGGTGTGGGTGGCGGCGACGGGAGTGCCGGTGGTTGCCACGGATACCTTGCTTCTTCccccatttcttttctttttcttgatcaCTAACTCTTTGGTACACAGTTTCTTGCACTTCACGCAAATCAATCAAGTACGATTCTTGAAGAAACCATGCAACTACTTAACACTATGAGAAGCTGGTTTTTCTTTTAAAGAGAAATTTGGAAAAGCAAAATCTTAGACAATAAAACTTTGCACCTTGTCAAAACTTATATCAGTTAGTTGACGAACTAACTAAtaactaactaactctcttctTAACCGTCAGCTTGCATTcttttgttataaaaaaaattctcgCTGCACACACTATACTCTATCTAGCGAATTACTTCAATTCTCatcgtatttttattttattttattggggGAGAGAGGAACTTTAATTTTagatagaaaaaataataatttgatgGAAAAAGTTAATTAAGAAAATAAGTAAGGAAAGGGGAGGAGAGGGGCAGGGTTATAAAACCCAAATCGAACCGGTCAATAATATCTCAAATAGGTCAGTAAGAATTTAGCGTCTGACATATTTGTCttccaaaaaaaattaactaaattttCAGTCCTCAAAAATGTTAGATATATATCATATACGTTCTTAGTCTAAGTTTAGTCGGTAAAACTGAATACTCTCTCTCCTACGTGAAAGTTATCAGTGTAACATGTCAGGTTTAACGTTATGTGTCACTTTCAAGACACATGGTCTCTGCATACGTGGCTAAAACGATGTCGTTTAAGTACTTCttcaaacgacgccgttttgaccGGGACAGATTAGTCCCCAATCTTTTTCTTAGAAGTATTATAAAACAACAACGTTCTGAATGAGGACTTACTATAAAAACATAGATCCTCTCCCTTTGTCTCTGTAAAATTATCTGAAGCCCCAAACTTTCACCCAAATTTTATAAGGTAACCATTCATCTTCTTCAATCCTATTAACGTTGACTGAAGACTGGTTGGTGGCGGTAGTGTGTATGCATATCGCCATTGTTGGAGGTaagtttactattttttttttcctaattAAACTGGAGGTGAAGATTGAAGTATGACTAACATGCATGTAATGTGTAGAGTAGATCAAAGATAGTATGTTGTTAGTGTAGGTTAAGTCAGAGTTGTAAAATGATTTAGGTTGTGCCGTTTCATAATAACGTTAACAATGTCAGTGTTAAAAAATTGAATTCTATTTTAATGTTGTTGTAATTTATTTGTTACTTGTTTAAATTGTGATAGATTTTTATTTTCTGATATTTAGATAATTGAAGATGTGGTACTTGTATTTCACCATGGTGGAAGTTTTGTTAGAGACAACAGTGGGTATTTGTGTACATCAATGGAGAAGTCAACAAATTTTTTTCAATGGATATTGACTTGATATGTTTCTTTGACctgaagaatttttttttggatttggaTTACCATGACTACAAGGCAATGTATTGGTATGATTCTACTTCAGTTAACTTGAAATCTGTTCTTCACTCAATTTACAGAGACAAAGAGATCAGAGATATGCAAAAGAACAAGATGCTAAATGAGGATACTGACGAATTCTACATCTATTTTGACCATCCAATCATGAAAGATATGGAGTTCATTGATGATGACAATGATGCTAGTGTTGAGGAGGTGGATGTGCAATAGGGTATAATGCTGAGGATGATGGTGTTGACAATGATGCAGATATTGAAAGTTCTGATAATGATGAAGGGTATGAGTCTACAGAAGATGCATTGTACAATCTCCTACCTTCTGGATATGATTTTTCGGATTCAAGTAAAGATGAAGAGAAAGTCGGAGGTGGTAAAAaaggaaagaataatggaaagaAGAAATCTCCAATCAAGATTttacataaaaaatcaaaagttAGTAAATCTATTAATGGGCTAGTTGGCAAGGACAATGGCAAGTCAAAACAATAGGCATTGGAAGAGAGGAAGTAACTGGACCAtctgtttaaaaaaaaatttatagtgGGCCTACCAAGCCCAATAAACGTGATTATGAATCTGTTGGAATAGAAAAGGTTGTTAATGGCCTTCTAATGATAACAAAAATAATGCTACACCTGCTAGTGCCAATGAGACTGTATCAAAGTCCAGAAAACCTGTTACACTTGATGAAGAATTTGGTGTGGAGTTATTACCTGAATCAGATATTGAGTTTGAGTATGAGTTTGAACAATTTTTTATTCTGAAAGATTCAGTGATGATAGAAGAAATAGGTTTGATTGGCCTCAGTTTAATTTAAATGCAGAATTTGGGAAGGTCTAATTTTAGCTAAACATGGGGTTTGAATCACTTGAACAGTTTAAGCATACTTTGAAGAATTTCAccataataaaaagtaaaagaatattttacataaaaaataataaaaaagggtTAGAATTGTTTGTATACATAGAGAATTCATGTCTAAAAAAAAGGTGCAAAAAgccaaaacaaaatttttaaaagatatcaTTAGATACCtaactgaaaaaaaaatcaatacaaataaaatTATACAAACTTGTTTCTTAAAAATACTTAAGAATATTTGTAGCAAGTAGCAACATTACATTTATAGAacgaaataatttttaaaagattttataatCTCAATAAAAGTTTTAAAGTACTCATTACTCGTTAGTCGATTTTAGGGATTTCTTATTAGATTTGCTTGAAGATTTGGTTTATAGCtgcttttaaattttatttattcataAGTGAATTAACAACtattaacaaatataaaataataatttactttATCAATAACATGTTTTTTGGGTTTAGCTAGgtcaattttttgtttttactttttggAAGGTGGTTTAGCTACTTgacatttgaaaaataaataaaccaagaTTGGACACAGAATTAAATGACATACATCAACAATATCAATCATAATAGCATACTTGTCCATAAGAAAGATACAACTTTGCTCTTTTGTCCCCATCCGAACAAAGATACAACTAATACTCTAAGGTGAGTTTTAGCCTGGGCCTCCCTGATTCAGGTGCCGTATGTGCTTCGTACAGTCTGATACAAGTTTCTGCATTCGTGTCCTGTTTCACTAGTATTTTTGTTTTGACCATTAGAGTTATTTATATTACAAGGTTACCTCAAATTTAAAGACAATTCAATAAACATAACCACAGAAGCAATATGGGCCTCAAATCACTTAATGGGTGTGGACCGTTAGGTAAAAAAAGTGATCACATTGTGataggataaaataaaaaaaaaagaagatagggccaaagaaaaaataaagtaAGAAAAGAAGTAGGCCACTGTCGAGACTAATTCATCGTGTCCTGTTGATTCCGCGCTGCGAGGCTAATTCCTTTTTCCGGAAGAGCCACTGTCGTCCCCCAACAAGTCATTCGTCTTCACTGGACGTCCTTGTCATGGGGTTGCATCGCCGTCGTTGAAACCAGTTATGTTCGTCTTCATTGGAGTGCTGCGGAGGAGGATGAGGACGAACGGGTGTTGCAAACGTGATAAAAGAAAGACGATCGCAGACCGTTGAGGGGCGACTGTAAGTGAAGCCATTGTTGATCACAACTCCACGCAAGAGGAGAGGGATACGCAAGTTTGAATGCCGGGTCGGGTTTGGGGAATGGGCTGGTGATCCCCTGAATTTCCTCATCGAAACCCTAGAGTGGCTTCTTAGTTGGAGTGTGTTAATTACGGTATCAATGCTCTATTTTTGTTGTGGACTGTAGCCCCCCTGTGATTTCATTGTCGTGTCCTATCAGTTTTCATGGTAAGGATACTATATTCCTTTCTCGAAATAATATTTTTGCAGCTCAATGTTGTTGATGAAATTTTGTTAAAGTTTGATTTGTGTCTTTGCCGATATGGTTTCAGGCCGGGTTAGAAGATTTTTGTGCAGAGCAAGAAGCACCGCTGTACAGTGAAGGAATGAACGTGTTGCATGATTTAGATCCCCAGGAAAGGACACTCGAAGATGTGTCTGATTGTGTTTCCGATTCCGATGAATATTTTGGTGACAATTTCTATGATGATTGGGACAACAGAGCAATTAACGGGATTGCGGACCTCCAAACCGTGAAGTTTAAAGAGCTAACTGCAGATCAGATTCGAAGGCTTCATTTTCCAGATCGATCGGTTGCCTTTTCATTCTACAACTTGTATGCCAAAATGAATGGTTTTTCTGCAAGGAAGAGTCGGATACGACGCAATGTGAACAATGATGTGACACAACAAGCATTTGTGTGCTTTAGACAAGGTTTTAGAGATTTGTGCTCTGATAATGACGCCGCTCGATGCAAACGGGAACCAAAGCCTACAACTAGATGTGGATGTGGGGCAGAGATGCGTGTGCATATACATGAGGAGACAGGCAGATGGATTGTAAGATACTTTCAAGAAAAACACAACcatgagatgcttgatgatatgtTAACTTTTATGCTTCCTGGGCATAGGAAAATGAATTCTGCTGCAATTGATCAGATGAACATGATGCTGAAAGTTGGTATTAAAACTCCTCAAATTTATTCATCATTTGTACACACTGTAGGCGGATTTCATAATGTGCCCTTTTTGAAAAGAGATATGTATAATCAGATAGACAAGCAACAGAGGCTCATAGGCGGTGATGCCAAGGCTTGCCTTAAGTATTTAGAATCAACGGCAGCAGAGAGCCCAGGAATGTTCGTGCGATATCTGGCGGATGATGAGGATCGGTT is a window encoding:
- the LOC107639801 gene encoding protein FAR1-RELATED SEQUENCE 5-like — its product is MAGLEDFCAEQEAPLYSEGMNVLHDLDPQERTLEDVSDCVSDSDEYFGDNFYDDWDNRAINGIADLQTVKFKELTADQIRRLHFPDRSVAFSFYNLYAKMNGFSARKSRIRRNVNNDVTQQAFVCFRQGFRDLCSDNDAARCKREPKPTTRCGCGAEMRVHIHEETGRWIVRYFQEKHNHEMLDDMLTFMLPGHRKMNSAAIDQMNMMLKVGIKTPQIYSSFVHTVGGFHNVPFLKRDMYNQIDKQQRLIGGDAKACLKYLESTAAESPGMFVRYLADDEDRLVHLFWSDNCSQLDYHLFGDVVAFDATYRKNKYMCPLVMFSGVNHHNQTIVFASALVANENEATYTWLLEQLLDAMKGKKPRCVITDGHGAMKKAIETVFADAYHRLCAWHLIRNATSNLSNPTFTSEFKKCMLFDYEVSKFEEKWENLVSSLGLHDNEWVCDLYARRKMWATAHMRGHFFGGFRTTSKCEGLHSMLGKFVHSRHNLRDFVEQFFRCIFQMRSREAQSDLQSIVGDLVLQSPLHDLERSAANMLTR